One Thomasclavelia spiroformis DSM 1552 DNA window includes the following coding sequences:
- the ligA gene encoding NAD-dependent DNA ligase LigA yields the protein MSDLNRYNELKQKIMYHNDRYYNQDDPEISDYEYDMMMQELKALEKKHPEYITEDSPTQKVGGEAKREAGVLVRHNVPMLSLQDVFSKEEVEQFVKDMQEQLDDPTFVVEYKIDGLSLALRYVNGKLDVAITRGDGILQGEDVTANAKVIKDVKKKLKEPIEYLEVRGEVYMTNEAFNQVNEMQEIKGKKTFANPRNCAAGTLRQLDSKITKERNLSMFVFNIQDVRGKQFVSHSEGYEYLKKQGIKVIENYKICKTADEVWQAIEEIGENRDKLKYDIDGAVVKIDNFEDRRKLGNTAKVPRWAIAYKYPPEEKETKLLEIELSVGRTGRITPTAIFEPIRLCGTTVSRATLHNQDFIDDLDIRIGDTIVVYKSGEIIPKVKRVVKEKRPTNSVPYVIGDRCPVCNAPAIREGNNADIKCTNHSCPSKLVRNIVNFVGRDAMDIKGFGLAYVETLVSLGYIKDLSDIYSLIGKRQELLDKKVIGLVKSTDNLLNAIEKSKNNDASKLLTSLGISNVGKSAAKNLMKKFKSIDNLMNASYAQLIEVNDIGDISAMAIINYFKNPDNRIVIDKLKNYGVNMKIIEDQDSDDRFDGMTFVVTGTLPTLSRKEASDIIEKHGGKVSGSVSKKTNYLLAGENAGSKLIKAQSLNVKIIDEETLFEMVK from the coding sequence ATGAGTGATTTAAATAGATATAATGAACTAAAACAAAAAATTATGTATCATAATGATCGCTATTATAATCAAGATGATCCAGAAATAAGCGATTATGAATATGATATGATGATGCAAGAATTAAAAGCTTTAGAAAAAAAACATCCAGAATATATAACAGAAGATTCACCAACTCAAAAAGTAGGTGGTGAAGCTAAACGTGAAGCCGGAGTTCTTGTAAGACATAATGTACCAATGTTATCACTTCAAGACGTGTTTTCTAAAGAAGAGGTAGAACAATTTGTTAAAGATATGCAAGAACAGCTTGATGATCCAACATTTGTTGTAGAATATAAAATAGATGGATTATCACTTGCATTAAGATATGTAAATGGTAAATTAGATGTTGCAATAACTCGTGGTGATGGAATTTTACAAGGTGAAGATGTTACAGCTAATGCTAAAGTTATAAAAGATGTTAAGAAAAAATTAAAGGAACCAATTGAATATTTAGAGGTTCGTGGTGAAGTTTATATGACTAATGAAGCATTTAATCAAGTAAATGAAATGCAAGAAATAAAAGGTAAAAAAACATTTGCTAATCCACGTAATTGTGCAGCAGGAACACTTAGACAATTGGATAGTAAAATTACAAAAGAAAGAAATTTATCAATGTTTGTTTTTAATATTCAAGATGTCCGTGGTAAACAATTTGTTAGTCATAGCGAAGGTTATGAGTATTTAAAAAAACAAGGAATTAAAGTTATTGAAAATTATAAAATATGTAAAACTGCTGATGAAGTTTGGCAAGCAATTGAAGAAATTGGTGAAAACCGCGATAAATTAAAATATGATATTGATGGTGCAGTAGTAAAAATAGATAATTTTGAAGATCGTAGAAAATTAGGAAATACTGCTAAGGTTCCGCGCTGGGCAATTGCTTATAAATATCCTCCTGAAGAAAAAGAAACTAAACTATTAGAAATCGAACTTTCAGTAGGAAGAACAGGTAGAATTACACCAACTGCTATTTTTGAACCAATTCGCTTATGTGGAACAACAGTATCAAGAGCTACCTTACATAATCAAGATTTTATTGATGATTTAGATATTCGTATTGGTGATACGATTGTGGTTTATAAATCTGGCGAAATTATTCCTAAAGTTAAACGTGTAGTCAAAGAAAAACGACCAACCAATAGTGTTCCTTATGTAATCGGTGATCGCTGTCCAGTCTGCAACGCTCCTGCAATTCGTGAAGGAAATAATGCGGATATAAAATGTACTAATCATAGTTGTCCAAGTAAATTGGTTAGAAATATTGTTAATTTTGTAGGAAGAGATGCAATGGATATTAAAGGTTTTGGTTTAGCGTATGTGGAGACTTTAGTATCTTTAGGATATATTAAAGATTTAAGTGATATTTATAGTTTGATTGGTAAACGTCAGGAACTATTAGATAAAAAAGTTATTGGTTTAGTTAAAAGTACTGATAATTTATTAAATGCAATTGAAAAGAGTAAGAATAATGATGCTAGTAAGTTACTTACAAGTTTAGGAATTAGTAATGTAGGAAAATCAGCTGCAAAGAATTTAATGAAAAAATTTAAAAGTATTGATAATTTAATGAATGCTAGTTATGCTCAATTAATTGAAGTAAATGATATTGGTGATATTAGTGCTATGGCAATTATTAATTATTTTAAAAATCCTGATAATCGCATAGTAATCGATAAGCTTAAAAATTATGGTGTAAATATGAAAATCATTGAAGATCAAGATAGTGATGATCGTTTTGATGGAATGACTTTTGTTGTTACAGGAACGCTCCCTACTTTGTCAAGAAAAGAAGCAAGTGATATAATTGAAAAGCATGGTGGTAAAGTTTCGGGATCAGTATCTAAAAAAACAAATTATTTATTAGCTGGAGAAAATGCAGGGAGTAAATTAATAAAGGCGCAAAGCTTAAATGTTAAGATAATTGATGAAGAAACTTTATTTGAGATGGTTAAGTAG
- the gatC gene encoding Asp-tRNA(Asn)/Glu-tRNA(Gln) amidotransferase subunit GatC codes for MESKEEMLKKLGLKTMFNISDEEMPELVEEYDIFMNHVSVLEKIDTTGVEPLAYPYEIETSFLREDNPVDVISLEDALANAKSVQENQIKVPKVVG; via the coding sequence ATGGAAAGTAAAGAAGAAATGTTAAAGAAGTTAGGGTTAAAAACTATGTTTAATATTAGTGATGAAGAAATGCCTGAACTTGTAGAAGAATATGATATTTTTATGAATCATGTATCTGTGTTGGAAAAAATCGATACAACAGGAGTTGAACCATTAGCATACCCTTATGAAATTGAAACAAGCTTTTTACGTGAAGATAATCCAGTTGATGTAATAAGTTTAGAAGATGCATTAGCTAATGCTAAAAGTGTTCAAGAAAATCAAATTAAGGTACCAAAGGTGGTGGGATAA
- a CDS encoding IS3 family transposase (programmed frameshift) — MARERRTYSDEFKQKMVELYNSGKPRAELVREYELTPSALSSWIKKYNNTGSFHVEDNRSDEEKELIRLRKENQRLKMENDIFKASSADHGTKINVIISNADKYPVSAMCKLLDIPRSSLYYNRNNKLNKKKSNDHYLTALVKEIFKNSRNNYGSRKIKIELAKLGHIVSKRRIRRIMQENGLVSSYTVKQYKVHHAACNNDNIENRLNRNFNQKERMKVVVSDLTYVNVDGKWNYICLMLDLYNREIVGYAASKNKNAKLVEKALYSIKYDLRKIDLFHSDRGNEFKNEDIENALKAFNINRSLSAKGCPYDNAVAEATYKIIKTEFAFNKRFESFEELELELFDYVNWYNNVRIHGSLGYKTPVEFRMFS; from the exons ATGGCAAGAGAAAGAAGAACTTACAGTGATGAATTTAAACAGAAAATGGTCGAATTATACAACAGCGGAAAACCAAGAGCTGAGCTGGTTCGTGAATATGAACTGACTCCATCTGCTTTATCTTCATGGATCAAAAAGTACAATAATACTGGTTCGTTCCATGTCGAGGACAACCGCAGTGATGAAGAAAAAGAACTAATCAGACTCCGCAAGGAAAATCAGCGACTGAAGATGGAAAATGATATTT TTAAAGCAAGCAGCGCTGATCATGGGACGAAAATAAATGTTATCATTTCCAATGCAGATAAATATCCGGTCAGCGCAATGTGTAAATTACTAGATATACCTAGATCATCATTATATTATAATCGTAATAATAAATTAAATAAGAAAAAATCCAATGATCATTATCTGACTGCTTTAGTAAAAGAAATATTTAAAAACAGTCGAAACAACTATGGTTCAAGAAAGATTAAAATAGAATTGGCTAAACTGGGCCATATTGTCAGTAAAAGAAGAATTAGACGTATTATGCAGGAAAATGGCTTAGTATCAAGCTATACAGTTAAACAGTATAAAGTACATCACGCAGCATGTAATAATGATAATATAGAAAATAGACTCAATCGTAATTTTAATCAAAAAGAGAGAATGAAGGTAGTAGTTAGTGATCTGACGTATGTTAATGTGGATGGAAAATGGAATTATATATGTCTTATGTTAGATCTATATAACAGAGAGATTGTAGGATATGCAGCCAGTAAGAATAAAAATGCCAAGTTAGTAGAAAAAGCACTCTATTCAATAAAATATGATTTACGAAAAATAGATTTGTTTCACAGTGATCGAGGAAATGAATTCAAAAATGAAGATATTGAAAATGCATTAAAGGCATTTAATATAAACAGGTCATTAAGTGCTAAAGGATGTCCGTATGATAATGCAGTTGCTGAAGCAACATATAAAATTATAAAAACAGAGTTTGCATTTAATAAAAGGTTTGAAAGTTTTGAAGAACTGGAACTAGAATTATTTGATTATGTAAACTGGTATAATAATGTGAGGATACATGGTTCACTTGGCTATAAGACACCAGTTGAATTTAGGATGTTCTCATAG
- the rlmD gene encoding 23S rRNA (uracil(1939)-C(5))-methyltransferase RlmD — translation MKKNDYFYGECIDLTHDGQGVVKVDNFTYFVKGMLVGETGKLKVIKVLKNYAIARLIELDNVSKYRVEPKCPVFKPCGGCQLQHLNQEGQMLFKTKRVKDCLERIGNCFVEVNDCLMMEDPWYYRNKVQMPIGVKGNRLVTGFYKQKSNEIIPCDECFIQNKLSNQITKRVKELMEKYKIYPYDKLSHQGNIKHILTKHGYHSNEIMLVLISYLDKINNVDKLVAEITKEFSMIKTVIQNINHRIDNVILGDKEIILFGDGFIYDNLLDNRYKISLKSFYQVNPIQVEKLYQKAIEFAKLSNDDVVLDAYCGIGTIALSLAKYVKKVYGVEIVDTAINDARNNAKLNKIENVEFKCDDAGKYMIELVNNNIHLDVVFVDPPRKGCSKEFLDYLIQAKPSKIIYISCDVATQARDIKYLQEFNYQVDMCQPVDMFPHTTHIENIIRLECM, via the coding sequence ATGAAGAAAAATGATTATTTTTATGGAGAATGTATTGATTTAACTCATGATGGACAGGGTGTTGTAAAAGTTGATAATTTTACTTATTTTGTAAAAGGGATGTTAGTTGGTGAAACTGGGAAACTTAAAGTTATTAAGGTTTTAAAGAATTATGCGATTGCAAGATTAATTGAATTGGATAATGTATCTAAATATCGTGTAGAACCAAAATGTCCAGTTTTTAAACCATGTGGAGGATGTCAATTACAACATTTGAATCAAGAAGGTCAAATGTTATTTAAGACTAAAAGAGTTAAAGATTGTTTAGAAAGAATTGGTAATTGTTTTGTTGAAGTTAATGATTGTTTAATGATGGAAGATCCATGGTATTATCGAAATAAAGTACAAATGCCAATAGGGGTAAAAGGAAATAGATTAGTTACAGGATTTTATAAACAAAAATCAAATGAAATAATTCCATGTGATGAATGTTTTATTCAAAATAAATTATCTAATCAAATTACTAAACGTGTAAAAGAGTTAATGGAAAAATACAAAATTTATCCTTATGATAAACTATCTCATCAAGGGAATATAAAGCATATCTTAACTAAACATGGTTATCATAGTAATGAAATTATGTTAGTTTTAATTAGTTATCTTGATAAAATAAATAATGTAGATAAGTTAGTAGCTGAAATTACTAAAGAATTTTCGATGATTAAAACAGTGATTCAAAATATTAATCATCGAATTGATAATGTTATTTTAGGAGATAAAGAAATTATATTATTTGGTGATGGTTTTATTTATGATAATTTATTGGATAATAGATATAAAATATCACTTAAATCATTTTATCAAGTTAATCCCATTCAAGTAGAAAAGCTTTATCAAAAAGCAATTGAATTTGCTAAGTTATCAAATGATGATGTTGTTTTAGATGCTTATTGTGGGATTGGAACAATTGCATTATCATTAGCTAAATATGTAAAGAAAGTATATGGTGTTGAAATTGTTGATACAGCAATAAATGATGCTAGAAATAACGCTAAGTTAAATAAGATAGAAAATGTTGAGTTTAAATGTGATGATGCTGGAAAATATATGATTGAATTAGTAAATAATAATATCCATCTTGATGTTGTTTTTGTTGATCCACCAAGAAAAGGGTGTTCTAAAGAATTTTTAGATTATTTAATTCAAGCTAAACCAAGTAAAATAATTTATATTTCTTGTGATGTTGCAACTCAAGCTAGAGATATAAAATATTTACAAGAATTTAATTATCAAGTAGACATGTGTCAACCAGTTGATATGTTCCCACATACTACTCATATTGAAAATATAATTAGATTAGAGTGCATGTAA
- a CDS encoding CamS family sex pheromone protein yields the protein MKKMTILLIFALLLTGCHDAKEKVENQTANDVSTTDSLDDTFYRVVNFNTNLNRDNYYTSFGQTSDFQTIGRELQVLSTEHFSTDDYYMSSGQYLKNEDMDKLLRRSSDPKEYPYTLQVQRGESVGGIQNPIMVSTVHEQDYYLRKGDEYVISGISLAIVLDPRNEDNSRLTTSMDDQIVEEYGRQTISKLYEYLQTKKDLKDVPANICVYYATNTNESTINGRYILKSYCDGSVGNTETLNYHNYMFSSEEATLADEEVASQFEIFKSNMKKASTEAVGVIGYGRYKDNTIQSMNINLNVNVKTYEELIYLVSTAADEVDSQFTGFDVKVLVYSQDKLEAIIIRNKGEEAKSSLLY from the coding sequence ATGAAGAAAATGACTATTTTATTAATTTTTGCTTTGTTACTTACAGGATGTCATGATGCAAAAGAGAAAGTTGAAAATCAAACTGCAAATGATGTTTCGACTACTGATAGTTTAGATGATACTTTTTATCGAGTAGTTAATTTTAATACAAATTTAAATCGTGATAATTATTATACTTCTTTTGGACAAACTAGTGATTTTCAAACAATAGGTAGAGAGTTACAAGTTTTATCGACAGAACATTTTTCAACAGATGATTATTATATGTCATCTGGACAATATTTAAAAAATGAAGATATGGATAAATTACTAAGACGTTCCAGTGATCCTAAAGAATATCCATATACTTTACAGGTTCAAAGAGGTGAGTCAGTAGGAGGCATTCAAAATCCAATTATGGTTTCTACTGTTCATGAACAAGATTATTATTTAAGAAAAGGCGATGAATATGTAATAAGTGGTATTTCACTTGCAATTGTACTTGATCCTCGTAATGAAGATAATTCACGTTTAACAACTTCTATGGATGATCAAATAGTTGAAGAATATGGTCGTCAAACGATTAGTAAGCTTTATGAATATTTACAAACAAAAAAGGATTTGAAAGATGTTCCTGCTAATATTTGTGTTTATTATGCAACAAATACTAATGAAAGTACAATTAATGGTCGATATATTTTAAAGAGTTATTGTGATGGTAGTGTTGGAAATACTGAAACTTTAAATTATCATAATTATATGTTTTCTAGTGAAGAAGCGACTTTAGCTGATGAAGAAGTTGCTTCGCAATTTGAAATATTTAAAAGCAATATGAAAAAGGCTTCTACTGAAGCAGTTGGAGTAATTGGATATGGTCGTTATAAAGATAATACTATTCAATCAATGAATATTAATTTAAATGTCAATGTAAAAACATATGAAGAACTAATTTATTTAGTTTCTACAGCAGCAGATGAAGTCGATAGTCAATTTACTGGCTTTGATGTAAAAGTATTAGTATATTCACAAGATAAATTAGAAGCAATTATTATTAGAAATAAAGGCGAAGAGGCTAAAAGTAGTTTATTATATTAG
- the gatB gene encoding Asp-tRNA(Asn)/Glu-tRNA(Gln) amidotransferase subunit GatB — MNFEVVIGLEVHCELKTKSKMFSGSPVSFGEAPNTKVNVVDMGMTGAMPVLNKSGVEYAIRVCGALNMEIDELVCFDRKNYYYSDLPKGFQITQDRRPIGRNGTMNIEVDGQKQIIEIERLHMEEDTAKQFHFDDYSLIDYNRAGIPLIEIVTKPTIRSGKAAAAYLEKLRQILLFTDVSDAKMEEGSMRCDVNVSIRPFGSDKFGTRTEIKNLNSISNVQKAIEYEVARQEKVLITGGQVLQETRRFDEDKKETVVMRAKGDAVDYKYYPEPNILPIRLDHQWVQDIIANIPEMPESRVERYINEYKIPKTDALILVQTKEISDFFDSIVTYTKHYKIACNWLLGEVQAYLNKNNLIISDTLLTPEYLAKMINYIQDGTISSKQGKKVFEILMAEGKDPEVIIEENNMKQISSPEELTKIINEVLDANPQSIEDYGNGKDRAVGFLVGQIMKKTGGQANPGLTSKLLIELLKERIS; from the coding sequence ATGAATTTTGAAGTAGTTATTGGATTAGAGGTTCATTGTGAGCTTAAAACAAAATCAAAAATGTTTTCAGGATCCCCTGTATCATTCGGTGAAGCTCCAAATACAAAAGTTAATGTTGTTGATATGGGAATGACTGGAGCAATGCCAGTTTTAAATAAATCAGGTGTTGAATATGCAATTCGTGTATGTGGTGCTTTAAATATGGAAATTGATGAATTAGTATGTTTTGATCGTAAAAACTACTATTATTCTGATTTACCTAAAGGTTTTCAAATTACTCAAGATCGTAGACCAATTGGACGCAATGGAACTATGAATATTGAAGTTGATGGACAAAAACAAATAATTGAAATTGAAAGATTGCATATGGAAGAAGATACTGCTAAGCAGTTCCATTTTGATGATTATTCATTAATTGATTATAACCGTGCTGGGATTCCATTAATTGAAATCGTTACAAAACCAACAATTAGAAGTGGTAAAGCAGCAGCTGCATATTTAGAAAAACTTAGACAAATTTTATTATTTACTGATGTTAGTGATGCAAAAATGGAAGAAGGATCAATGCGTTGTGATGTCAATGTTTCAATCCGCCCATTTGGTAGTGATAAATTTGGTACTAGAACTGAAATTAAAAATTTAAATAGTATTTCTAATGTTCAAAAAGCAATTGAATATGAAGTTGCAAGACAAGAAAAAGTGTTAATTACTGGGGGACAAGTTCTACAAGAAACACGTCGCTTTGATGAAGATAAAAAAGAAACAGTTGTAATGCGTGCTAAAGGTGATGCGGTTGATTATAAATATTATCCAGAACCAAATATTTTACCAATTCGTCTAGATCATCAATGGGTTCAAGATATTATTGCTAATATTCCAGAAATGCCTGAATCTAGAGTAGAGCGTTATATTAATGAATATAAGATTCCAAAAACTGATGCTTTGATTTTAGTTCAAACAAAAGAAATATCTGATTTCTTTGATAGTATTGTAACTTATACTAAGCATTATAAGATTGCATGTAACTGGTTATTAGGTGAAGTACAGGCTTATTTAAATAAAAATAATTTAATTATAAGCGATACTTTATTAACACCTGAGTATTTAGCTAAAATGATTAATTATATTCAAGATGGTACGATTTCTAGTAAACAAGGTAAGAAGGTCTTTGAAATATTAATGGCTGAAGGTAAAGATCCTGAAGTAATTATTGAAGAGAATAATATGAAACAGATTTCTTCTCCTGAAGAACTTACTAAAATTATTAATGAGGTTTTAGATGCTAATCCACAATCTATTGAAGATTATGGTAATGGTAAAGATCGTGCAGTAGGTTTCTTAGTTGGACAGATTATGAAGAAAACTGGAGGGCAAGCTAATCCTGGACTTACTAGTAAGTTGTTAATTGAATTGTTAAAAGAAAGAATTTCTTAA
- the gatA gene encoding Asp-tRNA(Asn)/Glu-tRNA(Gln) amidotransferase subunit GatA, translating to MEVYSIEELHNLIINKEIDLNKYYEELFEEATLQQERLNAFVTITKDEALKNIKELDVKEDELLKGIPAVFKDNYNTKGIKTTASSKMLEDYVPVYNATVVEKLYNQGISLVGKASMDELAMGGTNKSALTGPVFNPWDSSRIAGGSSGGSAALVGCGLVPFALGSDTGDSIRKPAGFCGIVGFKPTWGRISRFGVIPYASSLDHVGAFTRNVRDMAIVTEALAGRDDRDMTSSNRPVPHYLKDLNSDIKGIKIAVLKTVSDEIRNEDIKNNFVHVVNTFKQLGAIVEEVEIPNHLARAILPTYTIIANSEATSNHSCLDGIKYGDRQPGNSTDEVMINSRTDGFGAHIKRRFILGNLALATENQEKMFRKAQRVRRLIVAELNKIYQDYDIILTPNGGSVAPKLDDANDDRLSDEYIILENHLALGNFAGTPSLSLPSGFSEGMPIAVNLMGRLFEEQTVFNVAYALEQALGFANQYSRKG from the coding sequence ATGGAAGTATATTCAATTGAAGAATTACATAATTTAATTATTAATAAAGAGATAGATTTAAATAAATATTATGAAGAATTATTTGAAGAAGCAACTTTACAACAAGAAAGATTAAATGCTTTTGTAACAATTACTAAAGATGAAGCTTTAAAAAATATTAAAGAGCTAGATGTAAAAGAAGATGAGCTTTTAAAAGGGATACCTGCAGTATTTAAAGATAACTATAATACCAAAGGCATTAAAACTACTGCATCTAGTAAGATGTTAGAAGATTATGTTCCAGTATATAATGCTACTGTTGTAGAAAAATTATATAATCAAGGAATTAGTTTAGTTGGTAAAGCTAGTATGGATGAATTAGCAATGGGTGGAACAAATAAGTCAGCTTTAACAGGACCGGTGTTTAACCCATGGGATTCAAGTAGAATTGCTGGAGGATCATCTGGAGGAAGTGCTGCTCTTGTAGGATGTGGTCTTGTGCCATTTGCCTTAGGTAGTGATACTGGCGATTCAATTCGTAAACCGGCTGGTTTTTGTGGAATTGTTGGTTTTAAACCAACATGGGGAAGAATCTCACGCTTTGGAGTCATTCCTTATGCATCAAGCTTAGATCATGTTGGAGCTTTTACTCGTAATGTTCGTGACATGGCAATTGTTACTGAAGCTTTAGCAGGTCGTGATGATCGTGATATGACATCAAGTAATCGTCCTGTACCACATTATTTAAAAGACTTAAATAGTGATATTAAAGGAATTAAAATTGCTGTTTTAAAAACAGTAAGTGATGAAATTAGAAATGAAGATATAAAAAATAATTTTGTTCATGTTGTTAATACATTTAAACAATTAGGAGCAATTGTAGAGGAAGTAGAAATTCCAAATCATTTAGCTAGAGCTATTTTACCTACATATACAATTATTGCAAATAGTGAGGCAACAAGTAACCATTCATGTTTAGATGGAATTAAATATGGTGATCGTCAACCTGGTAATTCAACTGATGAAGTAATGATCAATTCTCGTACAGATGGTTTTGGAGCTCACATAAAACGTCGTTTTATTTTAGGAAATCTTGCTTTAGCAACTGAAAATCAAGAAAAAATGTTTAGAAAAGCACAACGTGTAAGACGTTTGATTGTAGCAGAATTAAATAAAATTTATCAAGATTATGATATTATTTTAACACCTAATGGAGGTAGTGTTGCTCCTAAATTAGATGATGCTAATGATGATCGTTTATCTGATGAATACATCATTTTAGAAAATCATTTAGCGTTAGGAAATTTTGCAGGAACACCAAGTTTATCATTACCTTCAGGTTTTAGTGAAGGAATGCCAATAGCAGTTAATTTAATGGGACGTTTATTTGAAGAACAAACGGTATTTAATGTAGCATATGCTTTGGAACAAGCCTTAGGTTTTGCTAATCAATATTCAAGAAAGGGGTAG
- a CDS encoding ArdC-like ssDNA-binding domain-containing protein translates to MDNILNYLEQGVRDTFNTELYKKYLQVCTVYLYSLNNIILILTQFPQAYIIKSYVDWKKCNASVKKNGKENKVIIPRLYQIDKEVITKDEDDNETLETITIDRCGFTIGYVFDITQTTLEKTPTLAQELTADSNYIQDILDNLILSDKTIKYNEKLANTQVTGYYDPKNNTICLRTDMASS, encoded by the coding sequence ATGGATAACATCCTTAATTATTTAGAACAAGGTGTAAGAGATACTTTTAATACTGAGCTATATAAAAAATATCTTCAAGTTTGCACTGTATATCTATACAGTTTAAACAACATTATTTTAATTCTTACACAATTCCCTCAAGCATATATTATTAAGTCGTATGTAGATTGGAAGAAGTGTAATGCTAGTGTAAAGAAAAATGGAAAAGAGAACAAGGTTATTATACCTAGACTTTATCAGATAGATAAGGAAGTTATTACTAAAGATGAAGATGATAATGAAACTTTAGAAACTATAACTATTGATCGCTGTGGATTTACAATAGGATATGTTTTTGATATTACTCAAACAACATTAGAGAAAACTCCTACACTAGCACAGGAATTAACTGCTGATTCAAATTATATACAAGATATATTAGACAATTTAATCTTGTCTGATAAAACCATTAAATATAATGAAAAATTAGCAAACACTCAGGTAACCGGATATTATGATCCTAAGAACAATACTATCTGTTTAAGAACTGATATGGCATCAAGCTAA